In Leptospira stimsonii, the following proteins share a genomic window:
- the dnaB gene encoding replicative DNA helicase yields the protein MQSDSLYEPESERAFLGFLLLKGADNLIDVPVAPEDFYVDLHRRVYRAITDLVDKRITIDPVSVLNFLKENSLLKDEEKEFNYIYSLYRDTVVTQPLPYYATRIKRFSERRMYAKILQDSLELIRKEPGDNESVFNTVEKNLTEISRSIDAKGLLPVSTDKVALSDYIMEIMKNRGQITGLRTNFTKLDEATSGLKEHELMILAARPGNGKTTFALNIASNVALVYNQPVVIFSLEMSRIELLLKMVCADSQVESMKLKKSELTRADAPKLLESIVRVTSAPIYIDDSGGLTIDDFKGRVRKLLTTEKIGLIVVDYLQLMSDPKSKDGGRQQEVSSISRSLKQMAKEARCPIIALSQMSRAVEQRSKDQKPQLSDLRESGAIEQDADIVSFIYREEKVKADDEITPEMRGKAEIIIAKNRSGPIGSFHLAFRPELSRFDNID from the coding sequence ACGAACCGGAATCCGAAAGAGCCTTCTTAGGATTCCTTCTTCTCAAAGGAGCGGACAACCTCATCGATGTTCCCGTTGCTCCGGAAGACTTTTATGTGGATCTCCACAGACGAGTCTACCGGGCGATTACGGATCTCGTGGATAAACGAATCACGATCGATCCGGTTTCAGTCCTCAACTTCCTCAAAGAAAATTCACTTCTCAAAGACGAAGAAAAAGAATTCAATTATATCTATTCCCTCTATCGGGATACGGTCGTTACACAACCGCTTCCATACTACGCGACTCGGATCAAACGATTTTCGGAACGGAGAATGTATGCGAAGATTCTCCAGGATTCTCTCGAACTCATTCGAAAAGAGCCCGGAGACAACGAATCCGTTTTCAACACGGTCGAAAAAAACCTCACCGAAATTTCCAGAAGTATAGACGCAAAAGGACTGTTGCCCGTTTCCACGGACAAGGTCGCTCTTTCCGATTATATCATGGAGATCATGAAGAATCGGGGACAGATCACCGGTCTTCGAACCAACTTTACAAAATTAGACGAGGCTACCTCCGGTCTCAAAGAGCACGAGCTCATGATTCTCGCGGCTCGTCCCGGTAACGGTAAAACCACGTTCGCTTTGAACATCGCGTCTAACGTGGCTCTCGTTTACAATCAACCCGTGGTCATCTTCTCTTTGGAGATGAGCCGGATCGAACTCCTTCTCAAAATGGTCTGCGCAGATTCTCAAGTGGAATCCATGAAGCTCAAAAAATCCGAACTCACTCGGGCGGACGCTCCCAAACTTTTAGAATCGATCGTTCGTGTCACCTCGGCGCCGATCTATATCGACGACTCGGGCGGTTTGACCATCGACGACTTTAAGGGTCGAGTGCGGAAACTTCTTACCACCGAAAAGATTGGTCTGATCGTCGTGGATTATCTCCAGCTCATGAGCGATCCCAAAAGTAAGGACGGAGGTCGTCAACAAGAGGTCTCCTCGATTTCTCGTTCCCTCAAACAGATGGCGAAAGAAGCGAGATGTCCGATCATCGCGCTTTCTCAGATGTCTCGGGCTGTGGAGCAGAGATCCAAGGATCAAAAACCGCAACTTTCCGACTTACGGGAATCAGGCGCGATCGAGCAGGATGCCGACATCGTCTCCTTTATCTATCGAGAAGAGAAGGTAAAAGCCGACGACGAGATCACTCCCGAGATGCGAGGAAAAGCGGAGATCATCATCGCAAAGAATCGTTCGGGGCCGATCGGTTCTTTTCATCTTGCCTTCCGGCCCGAGCTCAGCAGATTTGATAATATAGATTAG
- the aspS gene encoding aspartate--tRNA ligase produces the protein MEHWIQENYKKRSWAGELNESLEGKKIVLYGWSFRFRDQGGVIFIDLRDRTGIIQVVARKELLGDAFTLAEKIRSEYVIAVEGTLKKRDAESINPRMPTGTIEVVLDKLSILNTAKTPPFSLDEFDDISEELRLKYRYLDFRREELKNRMLKRHEFVFAIRNYLNKRRFVEIETPILNKSTPEGARDFLVPSRLNPNQFYALPQSPQIFKQILMVGGMERYFQIVKCFRDEDLRADRQPEFTQLDMEFSFVSQEEILAEMEGLIANVYKEVFNIQLSTPFPRMTYKTAMEEYGSDKPDLRFGMKLVNVSEIVKDCDFNVFSGAVKGGGTVKVVCVPGGSTISRKEIEDYTAWLNRDYKAKGLAYMKHGAEGLESTITKRFKKEELDAISKACGSKEGDMLFFGADESDIVNHSLGALRLKLSERFETPKEGDINITWIVDFPMFEWNKDHKRWDALHHPFTSPSDESIPYFESMETLQKNAGNATAKAYDLVMNGVEIGGGSIRIHSRDVQNQVFRVLGIEEEEAKEKFGFLLEALEYGAPPHGGLAFGIDRIMMLLTGGKSIRDVIAFPKTQKGLCLMSECPSPVEEKQLQELKIKLVKV, from the coding sequence TTGGAACACTGGATTCAGGAAAATTATAAAAAACGCTCTTGGGCGGGAGAATTGAACGAGTCTCTGGAAGGTAAAAAAATCGTTCTTTACGGTTGGTCGTTTCGATTCCGCGATCAGGGCGGTGTGATCTTCATCGATCTTCGGGACAGAACCGGGATCATTCAAGTTGTAGCTCGCAAAGAACTCTTAGGCGACGCCTTCACACTTGCGGAAAAGATTCGTTCCGAATACGTGATCGCCGTGGAAGGAACTCTCAAAAAAAGGGACGCAGAATCCATCAATCCAAGAATGCCGACCGGAACCATCGAAGTTGTTCTCGATAAATTATCGATTTTGAATACGGCAAAAACTCCTCCATTCTCCTTGGATGAATTTGACGATATCTCGGAGGAACTCAGACTCAAATACAGATATCTGGATTTCAGAAGGGAAGAATTGAAGAATCGAATGCTCAAACGTCACGAGTTCGTATTCGCAATTCGTAATTATCTCAACAAACGTAGGTTTGTCGAAATCGAAACTCCGATCCTGAACAAATCCACTCCGGAAGGAGCGAGGGACTTTTTGGTTCCTTCCCGTCTCAACCCGAATCAGTTTTACGCGCTTCCTCAGTCTCCTCAGATCTTCAAACAGATCCTGATGGTCGGCGGAATGGAACGTTACTTTCAGATCGTAAAATGTTTTCGAGACGAGGACTTGCGCGCCGATAGACAACCCGAGTTCACTCAGCTCGACATGGAATTCTCCTTCGTGAGTCAGGAAGAAATTCTCGCGGAGATGGAAGGTCTGATCGCGAACGTTTATAAAGAAGTTTTTAATATTCAGCTTTCGACTCCTTTCCCAAGAATGACCTACAAAACAGCGATGGAAGAATACGGATCCGATAAGCCGGATCTTCGTTTTGGTATGAAGCTCGTAAACGTTTCCGAGATCGTAAAGGACTGCGACTTCAACGTATTCTCCGGAGCCGTAAAAGGAGGAGGTACCGTAAAGGTCGTTTGTGTTCCGGGTGGTTCTACGATCTCCAGAAAAGAAATCGAAGACTACACCGCGTGGTTGAACCGCGATTACAAAGCCAAGGGCCTCGCGTATATGAAACACGGCGCGGAAGGTTTGGAGTCTACGATCACAAAACGTTTTAAAAAAGAAGAATTGGATGCGATTTCCAAAGCCTGCGGTTCGAAAGAAGGGGACATGCTTTTTTTCGGAGCCGACGAATCCGATATCGTCAATCATTCGTTAGGCGCTCTTCGTTTGAAACTTTCCGAAAGATTTGAAACCCCGAAAGAAGGGGATATCAATATCACTTGGATCGTGGATTTTCCGATGTTCGAATGGAACAAGGACCACAAACGTTGGGACGCATTGCATCACCCGTTTACTTCTCCTTCGGATGAAAGTATTCCCTATTTTGAATCTATGGAAACGCTTCAGAAGAATGCGGGCAACGCGACCGCAAAGGCTTACGACCTCGTGATGAACGGAGTCGAAATCGGGGGAGGTTCGATCCGGATCCATTCTCGAGACGTTCAGAATCAAGTGTTTCGCGTTCTCGGAATCGAAGAGGAAGAGGCGAAGGAAAAATTCGGATTCTTACTCGAAGCCCTCGAATACGGGGCTCCACCTCACGGCGGTTTGGCGTTCGGAATCGATCGTATCATGATGCTTCTTACCGGCGGAAAATCGATCCGGGACGTCATTGCTTTCCCGAAAACACAAAAAGGACTTTGTTTGATGAGCGAATGCCCTTCTCCTGTGGAAGAAAAACAACTCCAGGAATTGAAGATCAAACTGGTTAAGGTATAA
- a CDS encoding PhoH family protein, whose protein sequence is MDIIPRGNGFQIEGESAKVDFALDFFKKLEANYRERPDRDFTDSFDFAYILKDAGKELRKKKVWETDTDRTMPWKPSEKILTTYRGKHIFPRTRNQETYFRSFQDNLITFALGPAGTGKTFLSVATACRFLQAGTIDKIILTRPAVEAGENLGFLPGDLNQKVDPYLRPVYDALNECIGAEKTQEYISLTKIEIAPVAFMRGRTLSNAFIILDEAQNCTLAQLKMIMTRLGRNSRMCISGDSTQIDLDHGRSGLEKVVTLFKNTDQIGMVFFGKEDITRHPLVEVIVRKFEEL, encoded by the coding sequence ATGGATATCATCCCCAGAGGGAACGGTTTTCAGATCGAAGGAGAATCCGCTAAGGTCGACTTCGCACTCGATTTTTTTAAAAAACTCGAGGCGAACTATCGAGAACGTCCGGACCGGGACTTTACTGATTCATTCGACTTTGCTTATATTCTAAAAGATGCAGGTAAGGAACTCCGCAAAAAAAAGGTATGGGAAACCGATACCGATCGGACCATGCCTTGGAAACCTTCCGAAAAAATTCTCACCACCTATCGCGGAAAACATATCTTCCCGAGAACAAGAAATCAGGAAACTTATTTCCGTTCCTTCCAGGACAATCTGATCACGTTCGCGCTCGGTCCTGCGGGAACCGGGAAAACGTTTTTGTCCGTGGCAACCGCCTGTAGATTCTTACAAGCAGGAACGATTGATAAAATCATTCTCACAAGACCCGCGGTCGAAGCGGGGGAGAATCTCGGATTCTTACCTGGTGATCTCAATCAGAAAGTCGATCCGTATCTTCGTCCCGTCTATGACGCCTTAAACGAATGTATCGGCGCTGAAAAAACGCAAGAATACATTTCTCTTACAAAGATCGAAATCGCTCCCGTCGCTTTTATGCGTGGAAGAACTCTTTCCAATGCGTTTATCATTTTGGACGAGGCGCAGAACTGTACACTCGCTCAGCTCAAGATGATTATGACCCGTTTGGGACGCAATTCTAGAATGTGTATTTCCGGGGATTCGACTCAGATCGACTTGGATCACGGTCGTTCGGGACTCGAAAAAGTGGTGACTTTATTTAAAAACACGGATCAGATTGGAATGGTGTTTTTCGGGAAAGAAGATATTACCAGACACCCGCTCGTGGAAGTAATCGTTCGCAAGTTCGAGGAGTTGTAA